The proteins below are encoded in one region of Pelecanus crispus isolate bPelCri1 chromosome 4, bPelCri1.pri, whole genome shotgun sequence:
- the FGG gene encoding fibrinogen gamma chain, with product MMVLRLRSWAPLGPLLSLLFSTSMAYIATRENCCILDERFGSYCPTTCGIADFFNKYHLTVDSELQEMERILRQITNATGKTEHLIQHIQSLYPPEKQTLPNTIDDFTKKSRKIIEEIIRYENTILSHESTLQQLTDTHILNSNRIAQLKQKIAQLESHCQEPCRDTAEIQETTGRDCQDIANKGARKSGIYFIKPQKAKQSFLVYCEIDSYGNGWTVLQRRLDGSEDFKKNWVQYKEGFGHLSPDDTTEFWLGNEKIHLITTQSTLPYTLRIELEDWSGKKGTADYAVFKVGSEEDKYRLTYAYFIGGEAGDAFDGFDFGDDASDKSSTYHNGMRFSTYDNDNDNFAGNCAEQDGSGWWMNRCHAGHLNGKYYIDGVYTSKDVGPSGYDNGIIWATWRDRWYSMKKTAMKIIPFNRLSVDGQQHNLGSAKQVRPQGQRDIYGNNFPRDPHEQTHSTDQEQQRVCNAV from the exons ATGATGGTGCTGAGGTTACGCAGCTGGGCTCCCCTGgggcctctcctctccctgctcttttCTACCAGCATGGCG tacaTTGCTACCAGAGAAAACTGCTGCATATTGGATGAACGATTT GGTAGCTACTGCCCAACGACCTGTGGCATTGcagatttctttaataaatacCATCTCACTGTGGACAGTGAACTGCAGGAAATGGAGAGAATTCTGCGGCAAATTACTAACgccacaggaaaaacagaacatttGATTCAACACATCCAAAGCCTCTATCCTCCAGAGAAGCAGACACTACCAa ATACAATCGATGATTTTACTAAGAAGTCCAGGAAAATAATTGAAGAAATTATCAGATATGAAAACACTATTTTGTCTCATGAAAGTACTTTACA ACAGTTGACAGATACACATATATTGAACAGCAACAGGATCGcacagctgaaacagaagaTTGCCCAGCTTGAGTCACACTGTCAGGAGCCATGCAGAGACACGGCTGAAATACAGGAGACAACTGGACGAG ATTGTCAAGACATTGCAAATAAAGGTGCCAGAAAAAGTGGTATTTACTTTATCAAGCCTCAAAAAGCCAAGCAGTCATTCCTAGTCTACTGTGAGATTGACTCATATGGCAACGGCTGGACAGTATTACAGAGG agactGGACGGGAGTGAGGACTTCAAGAAAAATTGGGTTCAGTACAAGGAAGGATTTGGACATCTGTCTCCAGACGACACCACTGAGTTCTGGCTGGGCAATGAAAAGATTCATTTAATAACTACACAGTCCACTCTGCCGTACACCTTACGAATAGAACTGGAGGACTGGAGTGGCAAAAAAGG CACTGCTGACTATGCTGTATTCAAAGTGGGAAGTGAAGAAGACAAGTATCGACTGACTTATGCCTACTTTATCGGTGGTGAAGCCGGGGATGCCTTTGATGGCTTTGATTTTGGAGACGATGCAAGTGACAAATCCTCTACCTATCACAATGGCATGCGATTCAGTACCTATGATAACGACAATGATAACTTCGCTGGCAACTGTGCTGAGCAAGATGGATCTGGTTGGTGGATGAATAGATGTCATGCTGGCCACCTCAATGGCAAATATTATATAG ATGGTGTGTATACATCAAAAGATGTTGGTCCATCTGGATATGACAATGGCATTATCTGGGCAACTTGGCGTGACCGGTGGTACTCCATGAAGAAAACTGCAATGAAAATCATCCCATTCAACAGACTGTCAGTGGATGGACAGCAGCACAACTTAGGCAGCGCCAAACAGGTTCGACCACAGGGCCAAAGAGATAT atATGGTAATAATTTTCCACGTGATCCACATGAGCAAACTCACAGCACAGATCAAGAACAGCAAAGAGTTTGCAATGCTGTCTGA